The genomic DNA GGAGTCAGAAAGGGGATGTAGCTTGTCACAACGGCAAGCCATCCGTTGGGCGCCTCGCTGATCGGTGCCCAAAGGATGAGTGGTATCAGAAGAATAATGGTGGCTGGTCCCAGTAGTGCCTGGGCATCACGGAGTTCGGTCACAGCGCTTCCAATCGCCGCCATAAATGAGGCCAAAAGGAAATAGGCCATGATGAAGTAGAGCAAGAACCAAAGCAGCACGATCGGTGGAATGAGGTCAGTCTGAGCCAATGCAGCCAATCCGACAATACAGAGGCCTCCATACATGATCAGCATGACGAAGCTCACTAAAGCTTGTCCGAGTAATTTTCCGCCCATGAGCTCTAAAGGACTCACCGCACTCAGAAGCACCTCCATAACGCGATTGGATTTTTCTTCGATCGTTGAAGTCAATAGGAAGTTGCCACATGTAGCAGTGATGATCCAGAGCATCACCATGAAGATAATCGGTATCAATCTCTTTAAATCTTGGCTCTCTCTGACCTGTCCGCCATCTTCAGCTAAGCGACTCGCTTGGATACGAGGCCGCGACATGAGGTTGACTATCGTTTCGTAGCCATAGCCAGCATTCTCGACACGGGCTTGTACGACTGCATCTTGCAGTGACTTTTCGATGACCGTGGTGTGATTTGGGCTCATGCCAGGTGGTAGCAAGAGTTCAAGTGATGGCTTGTCTTCAAGATCTGGTTGAAAGACTGCTTCAGGAATGATGGCCAAGGCAATAAACTCGCCATCAAGTACTTCCTTTCTCAGTCGATCTATTTCACTTGGGCTAA from Phycisphaerales bacterium includes the following:
- a CDS encoding ABC transporter permease, which gives rise to MIRRAMIVAWREFKHTALTKAFIIGVLIVPLFLIALVPISVLLLKPSALPLEGRMALIDISGLVEAPLQEELTPASSDFSEQSTTSNLPSINAPNITPEALLAGNPAAQMAAISGKIPTNIEIVSFSPSEIDRLRKEVLDGEFIALAIIPEAVFQPDLEDKPSLELLLPPGMSPNHTTVIEKSLQDAVVQARVENAGYGYETIVNLMSRPRIQASRLAEDGGQVRESQDLKRLIPIIFMVMLWIITATCGNFLLTSTIEEKSNRVMEVLLSAVSPLELMGGKLLGQALVSFVMLIMYGGLCIVGLAALAQTDLIPPIVLLWFLLYFIMAYFLLASFMAAIGSAVTELRDAQALLGPATIILLIPLILWAPISEAPNGWLAVVTSYIPFLTPFVMILRVAGSAEPIAIAEIIATLIIGYLSVICMIWAAARVFRVGVLMQGKAPSPFEMIRWIRYR